From one Humulus lupulus chromosome 8, drHumLupu1.1, whole genome shotgun sequence genomic stretch:
- the LOC133797896 gene encoding protein SEEDLING PLASTID DEVELOPMENT 1 has translation MRALNSHFVLIDLHTSWHSANQIPVSSFISTVSHSFPRTRRGLNAIASSSHSPAPEIRRPSDRFFSGNGSFLNSPNLASTSSSSRSEAETELEMFLELLPLKMKRELNKHEEIEQLIEVVMDLGRKPIARFPSGDWIISESPIKEEDLRHAISKVGDFSDDNRSGINNSLHRISAIRNRKMQIIGLTCRVGRAVSGSAEILRDLIEGGGSILVIGPPGVGKTTLIREIARMMADENMKRVVIVDTSNEIGGDGDVPHAGIGRARRMQVPNVNLQHNVMIEAVENHMPETIIIDEIGTELEALAASTIAQRGVQLVGTAHGMTIDNIMKNPSLQILVGGIESVTLGDEEAKKRKVQKTILERKGPPTFTCAVEMISKTECRVHHRLDATVDAILAGKCPLFEVRKMDGEANNSQKAIPISKKPSSDMSDSTVDNELVADLESDNEEEEHSSSHSKKSSNDGSANKRNSPVRIYTYKILEADLLQVATVMGMEDQIDVVDDIGRAHAILACSSEMKENPWIRSVAKFHQLPVFVMKSNTMAQMVKAFRMILGMESFGSSPKQPFKKSIDIEIEEDAPERKPSLEEIDALEEVRLAIEYIVIPGGEAVELLPRRSEIIARQLELVKSYQLAAENSGTEQNPRLQILPVRLTRKSSSRYVKSGSSLQKVTGLKSLSGGRGASNVARLPLLPE, from the exons ATGAGAGCTTTGAATTCTCATTTTGTGCTCATTGATCTCCACACCTCATGGCACTCCGCCAACCAAATCCCAGTTTCCAGCTTCATTTCAACTGTCTCTCACTCATTTCCTCGAACACGTCGCGGGCTTAACGCTATTGCTTCCTCGTCCCACTCCCCGGCGCCTGAAATTCGCAGACCCTCGGATCGCTTCTTTTCTGGAAATGGGTCGTTTCTCAATTCTCCAAATCTGGCCTCTACATCGTCGTCTTCGCGATCAGAGGCGGAGACGGAGCTCGAGATGTTTCTTGAGTTGTTGCCTTTGAAAATGAAAAGAGAGTTGAACAAGCATGAGGAGATTGAGCAGCTTATTGAGGTTGTTATGGATTTGGGACGGAAGCCGATTGCGAGGTTTCCTTCTGGGGATTGGATTATATCAGAAAGTCCTATAAAGGAAGAAGACCTACGCCACGCAATATCCAAG GTTGGCGATTTTTCAGATGATAACCGCTCGGGTATTAACAATTCATTGCATCGTATAAGTGCTATAAGAAATCGTAAAATGCAAATTATTGGCCTCACTTGCCGGGTGGGTAGAGCTGTCTCTGGAAGTGCCGAGATTTTACGCGACTTGATTGAAGGGGGAGGATCCATTTTGGTTATTGGACCTCCTGGAGTTGGAAAGACAACTTTAATAAG AGAAATTGCGAGAATGATGGCAGATGAGAACATGAAGCGTGTCGTCATTGTGGACACGTCTAATGAAATTGGGGGTGATGGAGATGTTCCTCATGCGGGAATTGGTCGTGCTAGGAGGATGCAGGTTCCTAATGTGAACCTGCAGCATAAT GTTATGATTGAGGCAGTTGAAAATCATATGCCTGAAACAATTATTATTGATGAAATCGGAACAGAGCTTGAAGCATTAGCTGCTAGTACCATTGCTCAAAGAGGAGTTCAGCTGGTTGGAACAGCACATGGAATGACTATAGACAATATAATGAAGAATCCTTCTTTGCAGATCCTTGTTGGTGGCATTGAG AGTGTCACCCTTGGTGATGAGGAAGCAAAGAAAAGGAAAGTGCAGAAGACAATCCTTGAGAGAAAAGGGCCTCCAACATTTACTTGTGCTGTTGAGATGATATCTAAAACAGAGTGTCGTGTTCATCACAGATTAGATGCAACTGTAGATGCTATACTAGCAG GAAAATGTCCTCTGTTTGAAGTCCGTAAAATGGATGGTGAGGCTAACAATTCTCAAAAGGCTATTCCAATATCCAAAAAACCCAGCTCAGATATGTCTGATTCGACGGTAGATAATGAATTGGTTGCTGATTTAGAATCTgataatgaagaagaagaacattCTTCCAGCCATTCCAAGAAATCGAGCAATGATGGATCTGCGAACAAGCGTAATTCGCCAGTACGCATATATACTTACAAG ATCCTTGAGGCTGATCTACTGCAAGTTGCAACAGTGATGGGGATGGAGGATCAAATCGATGTAGTTGATGATATTGGCAGGGCCCATGCAATTCTAGCTTGCAGTTCTGAAATGAAGGAGAACCCTTGGATCCGTAGTGTAGCAAAATTCCACCAGTTGCCTGTATTTGTTATGAAG TCAAATACCATGGCACAGATGGTGAAAGCATTTCGCATGATTCTTGGAATGGAATCATTTGGCTCTTCGCCAAAGCAACCATTCAAAAAATCTATTGACATTGAAATTGAAGAAGATGCACCAGAAAGAAAACCATCGCTGGAAGAGATCGATGCCTTGGAG GAGGTTCGTCTTGCAATAGAGTACATTGTGATTCCTGGTGGAGAAGCAGTGGAGCTTCTTCCAAGACGCTCGGAAATAATTGCGCGACAGCTTGAGCTAGTCAAAAGCTATCAGTTGGCAGCTGAAAACTCAGGAACCGAGCAGAATCCAAGGTTGCAAATTCTCCCTGTAAGATTAACTAGGAAGAGTTCTTCCAGATATGTGAAGTCCGGTTCAAGTTTACAGAAAGTGACTGGCTTGAAATCATTATCTGGTGGCCGTGGAGCAAGCAATGTTGCTAGGCTGCCTCTTTTGCCTGAATAA